In Falco biarmicus isolate bFalBia1 chromosome 7, bFalBia1.pri, whole genome shotgun sequence, a single window of DNA contains:
- the GPR176 gene encoding G-protein coupled receptor 176 isoform X4 yields MVLWSTCRTSVLKSVTNRFIKNLACSGICASLVCVPFDIALSASPHCCWWIYTMLFCRIAKFLHKVFCSVTILSFPAIALDRYYSVLYPLERKISDAKSRDLVIYIWAHAIVASIPVFAVTNVSDIYAMSTCSESWSYSLGHLIYVIIYNITTVIVPVAVVFLFMILIRRALSASQKKKVIIAALRTPQNTISIPYASQREAELHAMLLSMVMIFIFCSVPYVTLVIYRTILNISDISVFLLLTAIWLPKVSLLANPLLFLTVNKSVRKCLVGTIVQLHRRYSRRNIVNSGGVTDTNLEPSVRSGSQLLEMFHIGQQQIFKPMEDEENETKSIGSGDFQRKEIPTTSLEVGETLVHKFIPQMTADSTAQVVPVVPTEADMLNDKYSMQFGFGPFELPPQWLSENRNSKKRLLPPLGNTPEELIQTKQPKCKAERKISRNNKVSIFPKVDS; encoded by the exons ATGGTGCTATGGTCAACTTGCAGAACATCGGTACTTAAATCTGTAACAAACCGATTCATTAAGAATTTGGCCTGCTCGGGGATCTGTGCCAGCCTAGTCTGTGTGCCTTTTGACATTGCTCTTAGTGCCAGTccacactgctgctggtggATCTATACGATGCTGTTCTGCAGAATTGCCAAGTTCCTGCACAAAGTCTTCTGCTCAGTGACCATCCTTAGTTTTCCAGCCATTGCTCTTGACAG gtACTATTCTGTTTTGTAccctctggaaagaaaaatatctgatgCAAAATCCCGAGACCTAGTTATCTATATCTGGGCCCACGCAATAGTGGCCAGCATTCCAGTATTTGCTGTGACCAATGTTTCTGATATTTATGCCATGTCCACATGTTCTGAATCCTGGAGTTACTCCCTTGGCCACCTGATATACGTCATTATCTATAACATCACCACTGTGATTGTACCAGTGGCTGTGGTATTCCTCTTTATGATCCTTATTCGCAGGGCACTGAGTGCcagccagaagaaaaaggtCATCATAGCTGCATTAAGGACCCCTCAGAATACAATTTCTATTCCTTATGCCTCCCAGCGAGAAGCTGAGCTTCATGCCATGCTGCTTTCCATGGTtatgatatttattttctgcagtgttcCCTATGTGACTTTGGTGATTTATCGCACCATACTCaatatttcagatatttcagtCTTCTTGCTTCTCACTGCCATTTGGTTGCCCAAGGTCTCTTTGCTGGCCAatcctttgttatttttaactgttaacaAATCGGTACGGAAGTGCTTAGTGGGGACAATAGTACAGCTGCACCGAAGGTATAGCAGGAGAAACATTGTCAACTCGGGTGGTGTTACAGATACTAATCTGGAGCCCAGTGTCCGTTCAGGGAGCCAGCTTCTGGAGATGTTTCATATCGGGCAACAACAGATCTTCAAGCCAATGGAAGATGAGGAGAATGAGACCAAATCCATTGGCTCTGGTGACTTTCAACGGAAAGAAATTCCCACCACCAGTTTAGAGGTAGGAGAGACTTTGGTTCACAAATTTATACCACAGATGACTGCAGACTCCACAGCACAGGTGGTGCCAGTAGTGCCCACAGAAGCTGATATGTTAAATGACAAGTATTCCATGCAGTTTGGTTTTGGGCCCTTTGAGCTGCCTCCACAGTGGCTCTCAGAAAACCGAAACAGTAAGAAGCGACTCCTGCCTCCTTTGGGGAATACCCCCGAAGAGCTAATCCAGACAAAACAGCCTAAGtgtaaagcagaaagaaaaatcagcagaaacaaTAAAGTCAGTATCTTTCCCAAGGTGGATTCCTAG
- the GPR176 gene encoding G-protein coupled receptor 176 isoform X3, giving the protein MDLTYSNIMVLWSTCRTSVLKSVTNRFIKNLACSGICASLVCVPFDIALSASPHCCWWIYTMLFCRIAKFLHKVFCSVTILSFPAIALDRYYSVLYPLERKISDAKSRDLVIYIWAHAIVASIPVFAVTNVSDIYAMSTCSESWSYSLGHLIYVIIYNITTVIVPVAVVFLFMILIRRALSASQKKKVIIAALRTPQNTISIPYASQREAELHAMLLSMVMIFIFCSVPYVTLVIYRTILNISDISVFLLLTAIWLPKVSLLANPLLFLTVNKSVRKCLVGTIVQLHRRYSRRNIVNSGGVTDTNLEPSVRSGSQLLEMFHIGQQQIFKPMEDEENETKSIGSGDFQRKEIPTTSLEVGETLVHKFIPQMTADSTAQVVPVVPTEADMLNDKYSMQFGFGPFELPPQWLSENRNSKKRLLPPLGNTPEELIQTKQPKCKAERKISRNNKVSIFPKVDS; this is encoded by the exons GTAACATCATGGTGCTATGGTCAACTTGCAGAACATCGGTACTTAAATCTGTAACAAACCGATTCATTAAGAATTTGGCCTGCTCGGGGATCTGTGCCAGCCTAGTCTGTGTGCCTTTTGACATTGCTCTTAGTGCCAGTccacactgctgctggtggATCTATACGATGCTGTTCTGCAGAATTGCCAAGTTCCTGCACAAAGTCTTCTGCTCAGTGACCATCCTTAGTTTTCCAGCCATTGCTCTTGACAG gtACTATTCTGTTTTGTAccctctggaaagaaaaatatctgatgCAAAATCCCGAGACCTAGTTATCTATATCTGGGCCCACGCAATAGTGGCCAGCATTCCAGTATTTGCTGTGACCAATGTTTCTGATATTTATGCCATGTCCACATGTTCTGAATCCTGGAGTTACTCCCTTGGCCACCTGATATACGTCATTATCTATAACATCACCACTGTGATTGTACCAGTGGCTGTGGTATTCCTCTTTATGATCCTTATTCGCAGGGCACTGAGTGCcagccagaagaaaaaggtCATCATAGCTGCATTAAGGACCCCTCAGAATACAATTTCTATTCCTTATGCCTCCCAGCGAGAAGCTGAGCTTCATGCCATGCTGCTTTCCATGGTtatgatatttattttctgcagtgttcCCTATGTGACTTTGGTGATTTATCGCACCATACTCaatatttcagatatttcagtCTTCTTGCTTCTCACTGCCATTTGGTTGCCCAAGGTCTCTTTGCTGGCCAatcctttgttatttttaactgttaacaAATCGGTACGGAAGTGCTTAGTGGGGACAATAGTACAGCTGCACCGAAGGTATAGCAGGAGAAACATTGTCAACTCGGGTGGTGTTACAGATACTAATCTGGAGCCCAGTGTCCGTTCAGGGAGCCAGCTTCTGGAGATGTTTCATATCGGGCAACAACAGATCTTCAAGCCAATGGAAGATGAGGAGAATGAGACCAAATCCATTGGCTCTGGTGACTTTCAACGGAAAGAAATTCCCACCACCAGTTTAGAGGTAGGAGAGACTTTGGTTCACAAATTTATACCACAGATGACTGCAGACTCCACAGCACAGGTGGTGCCAGTAGTGCCCACAGAAGCTGATATGTTAAATGACAAGTATTCCATGCAGTTTGGTTTTGGGCCCTTTGAGCTGCCTCCACAGTGGCTCTCAGAAAACCGAAACAGTAAGAAGCGACTCCTGCCTCCTTTGGGGAATACCCCCGAAGAGCTAATCCAGACAAAACAGCCTAAGtgtaaagcagaaagaaaaatcagcagaaacaaTAAAGTCAGTATCTTTCCCAAGGTGGATTCCTAG